One Choloepus didactylus isolate mChoDid1 chromosome 16, mChoDid1.pri, whole genome shotgun sequence DNA window includes the following coding sequences:
- the LIPG gene encoding endothelial lipase, whose translation MRNPVPLLCLGSVFCCFAAGSSATVGPEDPRQDALHKSRDVEAAAEDSVKFSLRTSEDPEHEGCYLSLGHNQPLEDCGFNLTAKTFFIIHGWTMSGLFDNWLHKLVSALQTREKDANVVVVDWLPLAHQLYTDAVNNTRVVGQSIARMLNWLQGKDGFFLSNVHLIGYSLGAHVAGYAGNFVKGTVGRITGLDPAGPMFEGVDIHKRLSPDDADFVDVLHTYTRSFGLSIGIQMPVGHVDIYPNGGDFQPGCGLNNILGSFAYGTIMEVMKCEHERAVHLFVDSLVNQDKPSFAFQCSDSNRFKKGICLSCRKNRCNSIGYNAKKMRNRRNSKMYLKTRAGMPFRVYHYQMKIHVFSYKNKGEIEPNFYVTLYGTNADSQTLPLEIVEQMGLNATNTFLIYTEEDLGDLLKIRLTWKGAAQSWYNLWKDLRSYLSQPHQPTQELNIRRIRVKSGETQRKLTFCVEDPENMSISPGQELWFHKCRDGWRMRNETSPTVELL comes from the exons ATGCGCTCCACAAATCCAGGGATGTAGAGGCTGCCGCTGAAGACTCTGTGAAGTTCAGCCTCCGCACCTCTGAGGACCCAGAGCATGAAGGATGTTACCTGTCCCTTGGCCACAATCAACCCTTAGAAGACTGTGGTTTCAACTTGACAGCAAAAACTTTTTTCATCATTCATGGATGGACG ATGAGTGGCCTGTTTGACAATTGGCTGCACAAACTCGTGTCAGCCCTTCAGACAAGAGAGAAAGATGCCAATGTGGTGGTGGTTGACTGGCTCCCCCTGGCTCACCAACTTTACACCGATGCAGTCAATAACACCAGGGTGGTGGGACAGAGCATTGCAAGGATGCTCAACTGGTTGCAG GGGAAGGATGGTTTTTTTCTCAGTAATGTTCACTTGATCGGCTACAGCCTCGGAGCTCATGTTGCTGGATACGCTGGCAACTTCGTGAAAGGAACAGTGGGCAGAATCACGG GTTTGGATCCCGCCGGGCCCATGTTTGAAGGGGTGGACATCCACAAGCGGCTCTCCCCTGATGATGCAGACTTTGTGGATGTCCTCCACACCTACACACGCTCCTTTGGCTTGAGCATCGGGATTCAGATGCCTGTGGGCCACGTTGACATCTACCCCAATGGGGGTGACTTCCAGCCGGGCTGTGGACTCAACAATATCTTGGGGTCATTTGCATATGGAA cGATCATGGAAGTAATGAAATGTGAACATGAGCGGGCCGTGCACCTCTTTGTTGACTCCCTGGTGAATCAGGACAAGCCAAGCTTTGCGTTCCAGTGCTCGGACTCGAACCGCTTCAAAAAGGGCATCTGCCTCAGCTGCCGGAAGAACCGTTGTAACAGCATCGGCTACAATGCCAAGAAAATGAGGAACAGGAGGAATAGCAAAATGTACCTAAAAACCCGGGCGGGCATGCCTTTCAGAG TTTACCATTATCAGATGAAAATCCATGTCTTCAGCTACAAGAACAAGGGAGAAATTGAGCCCAACTTTTATGTCACCCTTTATGGCACCAATGCAGATTCCCAGACTCTGCCTTTGGAAAT AGTGGAGCAGATGGGCCTGAATGCCACCAACACCTTCCTGATCTACACCGAGGAAGACTTGGGGGACCTCTTGAAGATCAGACTCACCTGGAAGGGGGCAGCTCAGTCCTGGTACAACCTGTGGAAGGATCTCCGCAGCTACCTGTCTCAACCCCACCAACCCACGCAGGAGCTGAACATCAGGCGCATCCGGGTGAAGTCTGGGGAAACCCAGCGGAA gTTGACTTTTTGTGTAGAAGACCCTGAGAACATGAGCATATCCCCTGGCCAAGAGCTCTGGTTTCACAAGTGTCGGGATGGCTGGAGAATGAGGAACGAAACCAG CCCGACTGTGGAACTTCTCTGA